GCCTTAGTAATGTCTTCTTCCCAACCTTCTAGCTCTTGATAAATTGGTTCATAATTATAAAGTTTGGTCGTAGAAGATGTGAAATAATCAATAATTTTTCCGTCTTCAGTTTTATAATGCGTTGCAATTTTTAGCTTCCCGATATTAGATAAGACATCCAATTTTGTAATGACAAGATTGTTGATGCCGTTAATCATACAAGCGTGTTTTAAAGAAACTAAATCTAGCCAACCTGTTCTGCGAGGTCGTCCTGTAGTTGCTCCAAATTCACCACCTATTTGTCTAATGTTTTCACCCAATTCGTTTTCAAGCTCCGTTGGGAAGGGGCCATTTCCGACTCTAGTTGTATAGGCTTTCGCAACACCAATCAAATTTTGTAAAGCTGTTGGGGGAACACCTGCTCCAGTACAAACGCCACCTGTAGAAGGTGAAGATGAGGTTACATAAGGATAAGTCCCGAAGTCGATATCAAGCATTAAGGCTTGTGCGCCTTCGAACAAAATATTCTTATTGTCGCGGATAGCCTCGTTAATTTCTAGTTCTGTATCAACAATTCTATCCTTTAGACGTTCTCCTAAAGCTAAAAATTCATTATAAATTTCTTCAACATCTAATGTAGGTTTTTCGAAATATTTTTCAAAAATTGAATTCTTGATTTTTAAATTTTTCTCAATTTTTTCACGAAGAACACTTGGATTGAGAAGGTCAATCATGCGTATTCCGACTCTTGCAATTTTGTCCTCGTAGCAAGGTCCAATTCCTTTTTTTGTTGTGCCGATTTGTGTGGCACCATTTTCTTCTTCACGATAAGTGTCCAAAAGAATATGGTAGGGCATAATCACGTGTGCGCGACGGCTAATAAAGACATGATCTGTTTTTAGACCCTTAGACTCGATGGTTTCAATT
This genomic stretch from Chryseobacterium sp. POL2 harbors:
- a CDS encoding adenylosuccinate synthase gives rise to the protein MSTYVVVGLQYGDEGKGKITDVLSAKSEYVVRFQGGDNAGHTVYVGDEKFVLHLLPSGVLQCKGKCIIANGVVVNPKAFIKEIETIESKGLKTDHVFISRRAHVIMPYHILLDTYREEENGATQIGTTKKGIGPCYEDKIARVGIRMIDLLNPSVLREKIEKNLKIKNSIFEKYFEKPTLDVEEIYNEFLALGERLKDRIVDTELEINEAIRDNKNILFEGAQALMLDIDFGTYPYVTSSSPSTGGVCTGAGVPPTALQNLIGVAKAYTTRVGNGPFPTELENELGENIRQIGGEFGATTGRPRRTGWLDLVSLKHACMINGINNLVITKLDVLSNIGKLKIATHYKTEDGKIIDYFTSSTTKLYNYEPIYQELEGWEEDITKARSYDELPTNAKKYIEFIENYLGISVYLVSVGPERSQNIIRKELF